The Falsibacillus pallidus genome contains the following window.
GTCATTTCAATCGGACTGATTGTTGGCGGGGGTCTCGGCTACGCATTTTCAATTCTGACGAAGTATTATGATGATTATCCTCTTGAGATTATCTTCAGCATCATTTTATTTTACGGCTCTTTTTTGCTTTCGGAAAGTCTTCAAGGATCAGGTGTTATTGCGGTTGTCGTAGCATCGATCATCTTTGGGAATTTTGGAGCAAAAATCGGGATGAGCCCGACAACCAAGTTGAATATCAGCAACTTTTGGGAAGTTGCTGCTTTATTGGCTAATTCACTCGTTTTCTTAATGGTTGGCTTGGAAATAACCAGGATACATCTTGCAGATAAATGGTGGCTGATCATTGCTGCCATCGTCATTGTATTAGTAGCCCGCAGCATAGCCGTTTATACCAGTTTGTTTTTCATAAAGAGCTTCCCTTTAAACTGGAAACATCTCATTAATTGGGGCGGTTTGAAAGGGTCGTTGTCCATTGCTCTGGCATTAAGTCTTCCTCAGAATTTTCCAGGGCGGGAGGATATCGTCATTCTCTCCTTCAGTGTAGTTTTAACATCATTGATAGTGCAAGGCTTGACGGTGAAACCGTTAATTTCATTTTTGGGAATCAAACCGAAAAGTGAACAAATGGTGGAATACGAATACTTGATTGCCGAGCTCCACCGCTATGATACTGCGGTGCAGGAAATACATCGGATCAAACAAAAATTATATATAACAGAGCAAGTTTCGGGTGAGTTGATTGCACAATATGAAAAAAGAAAAGATGTAGTAAAAGCCCAGTTGAATGATTTATATGAAAGTAATCCAGCATTTAAAGAAAAACAGCTGGATACCCTTCAAAAGCATGTTCTATATGCAGAACATGAGGCGATTGACAAACTTCTAGGTGATGAAATCATTTCTAGCGAAGTAGCTGA
Protein-coding sequences here:
- a CDS encoding cation:proton antiporter, with translation MHQLDPHYVFELGLLMIMIAAGITAAAKKFKQPYPIVLVVFGALIGSFNIPALEPLKTFITQGEIFHFVVITLFLPALIGEASLKLPYSHLKDNKKPIFALAFGGTLISFLVVGFSMYYLFDFNISTAFVFAALMSATDPVSVLSIFKNLGVQKRLSIVVEGESLFNDGLAVVFFNISSFYLLSYLDAGWSGFGSGLLEFIKVISIGLIVGGGLGYAFSILTKYYDDYPLEIIFSIILFYGSFLLSESLQGSGVIAVVVASIIFGNFGAKIGMSPTTKLNISNFWEVAALLANSLVFLMVGLEITRIHLADKWWLIIAAIVIVLVARSIAVYTSLFFIKSFPLNWKHLINWGGLKGSLSIALALSLPQNFPGREDIVILSFSVVLTSLIVQGLTVKPLISFLGIKPKSEQMVEYEYLIAELHRYDTAVQEIHRIKQKLYITEQVSGELIAQYEKRKDVVKAQLNDLYESNPAFKEKQLDTLQKHVLYAEHEAIDKLLGDEIISSEVAEKEHEEVIDSIVQIAEKHH